A portion of the Phycisphaerales bacterium AB-hyl4 genome contains these proteins:
- a CDS encoding phytoene/squalene synthase family protein: MTVGHNQPQPAPPPIDSLPEPVRQSFEHCHRVTREHGRNFYHGLKLTPEPKRSAMYAMYAFMRACDDLADDAPGCPPAASPSRSEAQRSSGSTLDHIETHRRTMQQVINAEPGAPLPPGPVWPAFHHVIHHYPIDPAHLHAMLDGQRCDATQNRYATFDDLYQYCYKVASVVGFVCLAVWGHDHQPQTMKLAEYRGIAFQLTNILRDLAEDASRGRIYLPADELERFGYSPDALLAGVADVHFDRLMTYQIERAQSYYEMAATLERHIAPDCQPTSWAMCRIYEGLLERIAQNPRRVLSERVRLSGFEKLRIALTAAWRSRRARQHSLADTPAP; this comes from the coding sequence ATGACCGTCGGCCACAACCAACCTCAACCCGCGCCGCCGCCGATCGACTCGCTGCCCGAGCCGGTGCGTCAGTCGTTCGAGCACTGCCACCGCGTCACCCGCGAGCATGGCCGCAACTTTTACCACGGCCTCAAACTCACGCCCGAGCCCAAACGCTCCGCCATGTACGCCATGTACGCCTTCATGCGTGCCTGCGACGACCTCGCCGACGACGCACCCGGCTGTCCCCCCGCCGCCTCCCCAAGCCGGAGCGAAGCGCAGCGCAGTTCCGGATCCACCCTCGACCACATCGAAACCCACCGCCGCACGATGCAGCAGGTCATCAACGCCGAGCCCGGCGCCCCCCTGCCGCCCGGCCCCGTCTGGCCCGCCTTTCACCACGTCATCCACCACTACCCCATCGACCCCGCCCACCTGCACGCCATGCTCGACGGCCAGCGCTGCGACGCCACGCAAAACCGCTACGCCACCTTCGATGACCTCTATCAATACTGCTACAAAGTCGCCTCCGTCGTCGGCTTCGTCTGCCTCGCCGTCTGGGGCCACGACCACCAGCCGCAGACCATGAAGCTGGCGGAGTATCGCGGCATCGCCTTTCAACTGACCAACATCCTCCGCGACCTCGCTGAAGACGCCAGCCGCGGCCGCATCTACCTGCCCGCCGACGAACTCGAACGCTTCGGCTACAGCCCCGACGCCCTGCTCGCAGGCGTCGCCGACGTCCACTTCGATCGCCTGATGACCTACCAGATCGAACGTGCCCAAAGCTATTACGAGATGGCCGCCACACTCGAACGCCACATCGCCCCGGACTGTCAGCCGACGAGTTGGGCCATGTGCCGCATCTACGAAGGCCTGCTCGAACGCATCGCGCAAAACCCCCGCCGCGTGCTCAGCGAACGCGTTCGGCTCAGCGGTTTTGAAAAGTTGCGCATCGCCCTTACCGCCGCCTGGCGGTCCCGCCGTGCCCGCCAACATAGCCTGGCGGATACGCCTGCGCCGTAG
- the alr gene encoding alanine racemase has translation MTTRNPTAGTQPLSRLEIDLGRLEANLHALRQAVAGPGDRGQPAVKICAAMKKNGYGLGAVPLAARLVKAGCDMLAVYSPEEAEQLIRQAVAAPLLLLMPVRKLTRTDLLYRHAMAGKLHLTVHDLDQLDAINQIGRTFSMRMPVHLYLDTGMSRSGLSEADLRTLADRLQATTHIQIAGLYTHLASADVDVDFTREQFARFQQSANGFDPATVGHAIRHAANTFATLRDRDFHLDMVRTGLGLFGYGPDLLQGEPRLADMPQLQPIVRWVSRVIHVQQYPAGATVGYGATHRLHRESTLGVIPVGYGDGYPLALSNRGVVRLRLQSGDTVGDWLDVPVVGRVNMDQIVVDLTAAGRQMDAHADAFMHAEAELISDEPAAPNALPRLAELAGSHCYEMLCRLGTSLPRVYRQ, from the coding sequence ATGACCACGCGCAACCCGACCGCCGGCACGCAGCCGCTGAGCCGACTTGAGATCGACCTCGGCCGACTGGAGGCGAACCTGCACGCCCTCCGCCAAGCCGTCGCGGGCCCCGGCGACCGGGGGCAGCCGGCTGTGAAAATCTGTGCCGCGATGAAGAAGAACGGCTACGGACTCGGGGCCGTGCCGTTGGCGGCCCGGCTGGTCAAGGCTGGCTGCGACATGCTCGCCGTCTACAGCCCCGAAGAGGCGGAGCAACTCATCCGCCAGGCCGTCGCCGCTCCGCTGCTGTTGCTCATGCCCGTTCGTAAGCTCACCCGGACCGACCTGCTCTACCGTCACGCCATGGCGGGCAAGCTGCATTTGACCGTGCACGATCTCGATCAGCTTGACGCGATCAACCAGATCGGTCGAACGTTCAGCATGCGCATGCCCGTGCACCTTTACCTCGACACAGGCATGAGCCGATCCGGACTCAGCGAGGCCGACCTCCGCACCCTCGCCGACCGCCTTCAGGCCACCACCCATATCCAGATTGCCGGCCTTTATACGCACCTGGCATCTGCCGACGTGGACGTCGACTTCACGCGCGAGCAGTTCGCACGCTTCCAGCAGTCGGCCAACGGCTTCGATCCTGCAACCGTCGGCCACGCCATCCGCCACGCCGCCAACACCTTCGCCACCCTTCGCGACCGCGACTTCCACCTCGACATGGTCCGCACCGGCCTGGGCCTTTTCGGCTACGGCCCCGACCTGCTCCAAGGCGAACCACGCCTGGCAGACATGCCACAACTTCAACCCATCGTGCGATGGGTCAGCCGGGTCATCCACGTTCAGCAATATCCCGCAGGCGCTACCGTCGGTTATGGTGCAACGCACCGACTGCACCGCGAGAGCACGCTCGGCGTCATCCCCGTCGGCTACGGCGACGGCTACCCACTTGCGCTGAGCAATCGCGGCGTCGTCCGCCTTCGTCTGCAAAGCGGCGACACCGTCGGCGACTGGCTCGACGTGCCCGTGGTCGGCCGGGTCAATATGGACCAGATCGTCGTCGACCTCACCGCCGCCGGCCGCCAGATGGACGCGCACGCCGACGCGTTCATGCACGCCGAGGCTGAGTTAATCAGCGACGAGCCCGCCGCGCCAAACGCCTTGCCCCGCCTGGCCGAGCTTGCCGGGTCACACTGCTACGAAATGCTGTGTCGGCTTGGCACATCGCTGCCGCGCGTGTATCGGCAATAG